The window TCTTCTGTTCAATACGAAAACGACGATCTAATGCGTCCTGATTTCGACAATGACGACTACGCGATTGCATGTTGTGTGAGCCCACAGATTGTTGGTCAGCATATGCAGTTCTTTGGTGCACGTGCCAACCTTGCAAAAGCGCTGCTTTACACTATCAATGGTGGTATCGACGAAAAATCGAAAGCGCAAGTGGGTCCGGTAGTGGACAAAGTTCAAGATGAAATTCTCGACTTTGACGCTTTGATGCCGCGCTTCGACAACATGTTGGAATGGCTTGCAACACAATACGTGACAGCGTTGAACATCATCCATTACTCGCATGACCGTTACAGCTACGAAGCATCACTGATGGCATTGATGGATCGCGACGTGCACCGCACTATGGCGTGTGGTATTGCAGGTCTGTCTGTTGTCGCTGACTCTTTGGCGGCAATTAAATACGCGACCGTGAAGCCTTTTCGTGATGAAGATGGCATCGCCGTTGATTTTGAAATCGAAGGTGATTATCCAAAATTTGGTAACAACGATGCTCGTGTCGATGACATCGCTTGTGATCTGGTTGAGCGCTTCATGAAGAAAATTCAGAAGATGCACACTTACCGCGAAGCAGTACCAACTCAATCGATCCTAACAATCACATCTAACGTGGTTTACGGCAAAAAAACGGGTAATACACCAGATGGCCGTCGCGCAGGTATGCCTTTTGGCCCGGGTGCAAACCCAATGCACGGTCGTGATGAAAAAGGTGCAGTTGCGTCTTTGGCATCGGTATCTAAACTGCCGTTTGCTTACGCGAAAGATGGTATTTCTTACACCTTCTCAATTGTGCCTAACGCACTGGGTAAAGATGAATTAAGTCAGAAGAAAAACCTAGCCGCGCTAATGGATGGTTACTTCCATCACGAAGCAAGCAACGAGGGCATTGCAATTGAAGGTGGTCAACACCTTAACGTCAACGTTCTGAATCGAGAGATGTTATTGGATGCGGTTGAACATCCAGAGAAATACCCTCAGTTGACGATTCGAGTGTCCGGCTACGCGGTACGTTTTAACTCGCTAACTCGAGAGCAACAACAAGACGTGATCAGCCGAACGTTTACAGAAAAACTGTAATCGTGAGATTGTAAAATAATCAAAGCTCATGCCTTTAACTCATTAGGGGTATGAGCTTTTGTCGTTTCTGGCGAACCATACGAGTGATACCAAAACCATCAACAACGCGTGCGTTAAATCAGTGGCGGTAATTGCGTTTCTCTTGGTTAACAACCATTCATCAAACTTTTCAATTTCTGATTAATTCATCCGCTCACATCACATACACGTATAATTTTCCATCGAGTGCATAAAACCACACCGTTCTCTGGTTGTTATTGGGGTCACAAAACACGATAATATTGGGATCGGATTTTAAGAACGTAATAATTATGACCGAATATATTTTGTTGTTGGTCGGCACTGTGCTGGTGAACAACTTTGTACTGGTGAAGTTTTTAGGCTTGTGTCCTTTTATGGGCGTGTCTAAAAAACTGGAAACAGCAATTGGCATGGGCCTAGCTACAACTTTTGTACTAACGCTCGCGTCTGTGTGTGCATACTTGGTGGAAAGCTATGTTTTGCGTCCACTGGGCATCGAATATCTACGAACCATGAGCTTTATTTTGGTGATCGCTGTTGTTGTACAGTTCACCGAAATGGTCGTGCACAAAACCAGCCCAACGCTGTATCGTCTGCTGGGTATCTTCCTACCTCTGATCACAACGAACTGTGCGGTTCTAGGTGTTGCTCTGCTTAACATCAACGAGAACCACAACTTTATCGAATCGATCATTTACGGTTTTGGCGCAGCGGTTGGCTTCTCCTTGGTACTGATCCTATTTGCGTCAATGCGTGAACGTATTGCCGCCGCTGACGTACCTGTGCCATTTAAAGGCGCATCGATTGCGATGATCACCGCAGGCCTTATGTCTCTCGCCTTTATGGGCTTTACAGGTTTGGTGAAGTAAACGATGAGTACGATTTTAATTGCGATCATCGCTCTTGCTGCCCTCGCAGCGGTTTTCGGAGCGATACTCGGTTTTGCATCGATTCGCTTCAAAGTCGAAGCGGATCCAATTGTCGATGAAATCGACTCTATTCTACCGCAAACTCAGTGTGGTCAGTGCGGCTACCCGGGTTGTCGTCCATACGCCGAAGCAATCGCGAATGGCGACAAAATCAATAAGTGTCCTCCTGGTGGTCAAGCGACCATTGAAAAACTGGCGGATCTAATGGGCGTTGAAGCCGAAGAGTCGGCACACGATCTCGACAGCAAAGTCAAAACCGTTGCTTTCATCCATGAAGACATGTGTATCGGTTGTACCAAGTGTATCCAAGCATGTCCTGTGGATGCGATTGTTGGTGGTACTAAAGCCCTTCATACCGTAATCAAAGACGAGTGTACGGGTTGTGACTTGTGCGTTGCGCCTTGTCCAACTGACTGTATTGAAATGATTCCTGTGGAAACCACCACAGAGAGCTGGAAATGGAAGCTTAATGCCATTCCAGTGGTTAACATTACGGATGCTGCCAATGCAGTGAACGTGACTGATTCAATTAAATAAGGTTTCGTATGTTGTCTTTGATTGAACAAATTCGTACTGGTTCGCTATGGGATTTCCCAGGCGGCGTGCATCCGGCAGAAAACAAAAAGCAATCCAACAAAACTGAATTGGTTCATGCAGCCATTCCGTCGGAAATCGTCCTACCTTTAAAACAACACATCGGTAAAGCAGGTAATCTGTTGATTGCTGTTGGTGACACAGTGTTGAAAGGTCAACAGCTAACGGCGTCAGACAGTGGTTTCACCGTTCCTGTTCATGCTCCAACTTCTGGGCAAATAACAGCTATTGAACCACGCACTGTTGCGCACCCATCAGGTTTGAGCGAACTGTGCGCAGTGATTACGCCAGATGGTAACGATACTTGGTGTGAGAAAACGCCAGTAGCCGATTACACCCAAGAATCCGCTGATGCATTGATCGACGTGTTCCGCCTTGCTGGTATCTCTGGTATGGGTGGCGCAGGCTTCCCTACCGCTAAGAAGATCCAATCGGGTATTGCGCGTACCGAAATTCTTATCGTCAACGCGGCAGAATGTGAACCTTACATCACCGCTGATGACAAACTCATGCAGGAACATGCGGACGAACTGATCCAAGGTATCGAGATCGTCGAGCATATCCTTAAGCCAAAACTGACCATCATTGGTATTGAAGATAACAAGCCAGCAGCAATCAAAGCGCTGGAACAAGCGGCGATGAACAAAGACATCGTGATCCGCGTTATCCCAACCAAATACCCTTCTGGTGGTGAGAAGCAGCTCATCAAGATTTTGACCAACAAAGAAGTTCCTAGCGGCGCTATCCCTGCAGATATTGGCATCCTGGTTCAAAACGTTGGTTCTCTCTACTCAATTAAACGTGCAGTGATCGATGGCGAACCTGTAGTAAATCGCATCGTGACTCTGACGGGTAAGACCTTCAAGCAACCACGTAACGTTTGGACGCTACTTGGTACGCCAGTACAAGCACTTTTAGACGAGTTTGGCTACAAAGCAGATAAGAAACTTCAGCGCCTGATCATGGGTGGTCCAATGATGGGCTTTACCCTCCCCCACGCTCAGGTTCCTATCACTAAAACGGCAAACTGTATTTTGGCGCCGAAGCGTCGTGAGATCGCTTCTGACCAATACGAAATGGAATGTATCCGTTGTAGCCAATGTGCGGAAGTGTGCCCTGCCTCGCTATTGCCACAGCAGCTTCAGTGGTATGCAAAAAGCCAAGAATACGAAAAGCTTGAAGAACTGAACCTTAAAGATTGTATTGAATGTGGCGCGTGTGCATTTGTGTGCCCGAGTGAAATTCCACTGGTTCAATACTATCGTCAAGCGAAAGCTGAAATCCGTACACGGGCTCAAGAAGCGGCAGCAGCTGAACGAGCTAAGCTGCGCTTTGAAGAGAAGAAAGCGCGTATGGAACGCGAAAAAGCAGAACGTGAAAATCGCTTTAAGAAAGCCGCAGATGATCGTCGTAAAGACATGAAAGCCTCTGGCGGTGACGATGCGATTGCTGCAGCCATCGCTCGCGTGAAAGCACAAAAAGACAATGCCGAAGCCAAAGCGGAACCAGCTGTGAAACCTGCGGTTGCAGCCGCGATTGCCAAAGCAAAAGCGAAACAAGCTGCGGCGGCTCAATCTGGTGCAGCCGAGCCTGATAACTCAGAAATGGCGAAGCTACGCGAAGAACGCAAACGTCTTGCTCGCGAACGCAAAGCGGCAAAAGAACAAGATGACACATCTGCAGATAGTGCTGACGATAAGAAGTCTGCGGTTGCAGCCGCTATTGCTCGTGCTAAGGCGAAGAAAGCTCAGCAAGAAGACGCATCAACACCTACTGAAGCTGGTGATAAGAAAGCAGCCATCGCGGCAGCTATCGCCAGAGCTAAAGCGAAAAAAGCACAACAAGAAGATTCGACCGAATCTGTAGAAACGGAAGCACCTGTTAAACAAGCTGAAGATCCGAAGAAAGCCGCAGTAGCTGCAGCGATTGCTCGTGCAAAAGCGCGCAAAGCTCAGCAAGAAGACTCTACGGAATCTGCAGAAGCGGAAACACCAGCAGAACAAGCTGAAGATCCAAAGAAAGCTGCTGTGGCTGCAGCGATTGCTCGTGCCAAAGCACGTAAAGCTCAGCAAGAAGGTTCTACAGAATCTGAAGAAACGGAAGCGCCTGCTAAACAAGCTGAAGATCCGAAGAAAGCAGCAGTTGCCGCTGCCATTGCTCGTGCTAAAGCGCGTAAAGCGCAGCAAGAGGCAGAAACAGAATCTGTTGAAGCGGAAGCTACTTCTGAAGAACCAGAAGTGGATCCAAAGAAAACCGCGGTTGCCGCAGCCATTGCTCGAGCCAAAGCACGCAAAGCTCAGCAAGAAGCACAAACAGAATCTGTTGAAGCGGAAGCTCCTTCTGAAGAACCGGAAGTGGATCCGAAGAAAGCTGCGGTTGCCGCAGCCATTGCTCGTGCTAAAGCGCGTAAAGCCCAGCAAGAAGGCTCTACTGAATCAACAGAAGCGGAAACACCTGCCGAACAAGCTGAAGAACCGAAGAAAGCCGCGGTTGCCGCAGCTATTGCTCGTGCTAAAGCGCGTAAAGCGCAGCAAGAGGCACAAACAGAATCTGTTGAAGCGGAAGCTCCTTCTGAAGCGCCAGAAGTGGATCCAAAGAAAGCTGCTGTTGCCGCTGCCATTGCTCGCGCTCAAGCACGTAAAGCTCAGCAAGAAGCGAATAAGAACAATACTGAGGAGAACGAGTAATGTCGTTTTTTATTGCCAGTTCACCACACGCTCACAGCCGTCGCAGCACGCCTGATTTGATGAAATGGGTAGCGCTGTGCGCTATTCCTGGCTTAGTGGCTCAAACCTACTTCTTTGGTTGGGGCACCATCATTCAACTTGTGTTCGCTATTGTGGTCGCAGTGTCACTTGAAGCATTAGTCATGCTTGTGCGTAAGCGTTCTCCAATACGAGCACTACGTGATAACAGTGCCATCGTGACAGCATGGCTATTAGCCGTAGCAATCCCACCATGGTCCCCTTGGTGGATCATGGTTATCGGTTTGATTTTTGCCATCGTTATTGCAAAGCACTTATACGGTGGTATCGGTCAAAACCTATTTAACCCAGCAATGGTCGCTTACGTTGTATTGCTTATCTCCTTCCCTGTCCAAATGACAAGTTGGAGCGCGCCTGTTTCATTGATGTCTGAGCATGTGACTTTTGCAGACGC is drawn from Vibrio campbellii CAIM 519 = NBRC 15631 = ATCC 25920 and contains these coding sequences:
- the rsxA gene encoding electron transport complex subunit RsxA, with product MTEYILLLVGTVLVNNFVLVKFLGLCPFMGVSKKLETAIGMGLATTFVLTLASVCAYLVESYVLRPLGIEYLRTMSFILVIAVVVQFTEMVVHKTSPTLYRLLGIFLPLITTNCAVLGVALLNINENHNFIESIIYGFGAAVGFSLVLILFASMRERIAAADVPVPFKGASIAMITAGLMSLAFMGFTGLVK
- the rsxB gene encoding electron transport complex subunit RsxB, whose translation is MSTILIAIIALAALAAVFGAILGFASIRFKVEADPIVDEIDSILPQTQCGQCGYPGCRPYAEAIANGDKINKCPPGGQATIEKLADLMGVEAEESAHDLDSKVKTVAFIHEDMCIGCTKCIQACPVDAIVGGTKALHTVIKDECTGCDLCVAPCPTDCIEMIPVETTTESWKWKLNAIPVVNITDAANAVNVTDSIK
- the rsxC gene encoding electron transport complex subunit RsxC — translated: MLSLIEQIRTGSLWDFPGGVHPAENKKQSNKTELVHAAIPSEIVLPLKQHIGKAGNLLIAVGDTVLKGQQLTASDSGFTVPVHAPTSGQITAIEPRTVAHPSGLSELCAVITPDGNDTWCEKTPVADYTQESADALIDVFRLAGISGMGGAGFPTAKKIQSGIARTEILIVNAAECEPYITADDKLMQEHADELIQGIEIVEHILKPKLTIIGIEDNKPAAIKALEQAAMNKDIVIRVIPTKYPSGGEKQLIKILTNKEVPSGAIPADIGILVQNVGSLYSIKRAVIDGEPVVNRIVTLTGKTFKQPRNVWTLLGTPVQALLDEFGYKADKKLQRLIMGGPMMGFTLPHAQVPITKTANCILAPKRREIASDQYEMECIRCSQCAEVCPASLLPQQLQWYAKSQEYEKLEELNLKDCIECGACAFVCPSEIPLVQYYRQAKAEIRTRAQEAAAAERAKLRFEEKKARMEREKAERENRFKKAADDRRKDMKASGGDDAIAAAIARVKAQKDNAEAKAEPAVKPAVAAAIAKAKAKQAAAAQSGAAEPDNSEMAKLREERKRLARERKAAKEQDDTSADSADDKKSAVAAAIARAKAKKAQQEDASTPTEAGDKKAAIAAAIARAKAKKAQQEDSTESVETEAPVKQAEDPKKAAVAAAIARAKARKAQQEDSTESAEAETPAEQAEDPKKAAVAAAIARAKARKAQQEGSTESEETEAPAKQAEDPKKAAVAAAIARAKARKAQQEAETESVEAEATSEEPEVDPKKTAVAAAIARAKARKAQQEAQTESVEAEAPSEEPEVDPKKAAVAAAIARAKARKAQQEGSTESTEAETPAEQAEEPKKAAVAAAIARAKARKAQQEAQTESVEAEAPSEAPEVDPKKAAVAAAIARAQARKAQQEANKNNTEENE